One window of the Natrinema sp. CBA1119 genome contains the following:
- a CDS encoding hydantoinase/oxoprolinase family protein, with protein sequence MAYLCNVDIGGTHTDAVVIDQHGSVTEAKVSSTPDDFSRGFFNALEQGAAKRDLALDELLERTEVVSHGTTVGTNAIIEGEGVDAALVTTRGAEDVMFVMRGGAAVSKGQSIEDVLSFRDASKPDPIVERKRVYGVDERVDCMGDEVVDLNEERVRNVARELARNEVDAVAVNLLWSFLNDSHEVRIEEILEEELPDGTFLTRASDLIPKWGEYERTTATAINAYIGPSTSEYIDRINDGLGERGYDGTLLVMQSGGGVMSAEDAVREPVKTIDSGPAAGIIGCRYLSERLEHENIIAADMGGTSFDIGLLTDGEPITQPNNVINQYEYMIRNVDVDSIGSGGGSIAQVDADTGRLQVGPESAGADPGPACYGRGGTDPTVTDADLLLGFLDPDHFLGGRQHLDESKARDAMSAIGDELGMSPEEVASGVFEIVTAKMADSIRQRTINRGHDPRKFILYAYGGAGPLHVPAIAPQLDVDTVVVPSGDTSSVWSALGVSSSDFLYRQEVSNITTAPFDPAAVTDSFRAIEDDLTDRLRAEGFESDEIDVERYADLRYQAQVHQVSVPVPNGRLDESDMDAVVDRFERKYEDLYGEGAGYTESGFEMVTIRCDVSGRTTKPNLERESSEGEAIPKTETDVLWPSEGRRLATEVYEGTELGPGMTVDGPAIVRMNHTTVAIPPEDDCEIDQYDNYVIDIGGE encoded by the coding sequence ATGGCGTATTTGTGTAACGTTGACATAGGCGGGACACACACTGATGCCGTCGTCATCGATCAGCACGGCTCCGTTACGGAGGCGAAGGTGTCGTCGACGCCGGACGACTTCTCGCGGGGATTCTTCAACGCACTCGAGCAAGGGGCCGCGAAACGGGATCTCGCGCTCGACGAACTGCTCGAACGGACCGAGGTCGTCTCACACGGGACGACGGTCGGAACGAACGCGATCATCGAAGGGGAAGGCGTCGACGCGGCGCTCGTGACGACCCGCGGAGCCGAGGACGTCATGTTCGTCATGCGCGGCGGTGCCGCGGTGAGTAAAGGGCAGAGCATCGAAGACGTGTTGAGCTTCCGTGACGCGAGCAAGCCCGACCCGATCGTAGAGCGAAAACGGGTGTACGGCGTGGACGAACGCGTCGACTGCATGGGTGACGAGGTCGTCGACCTCAACGAGGAGCGCGTCCGAAACGTGGCTCGGGAACTCGCTCGGAACGAGGTCGATGCGGTCGCCGTCAACTTGCTCTGGTCGTTCCTGAACGATAGTCACGAGGTCCGGATCGAGGAGATCCTCGAGGAGGAACTCCCGGACGGGACGTTCCTGACACGGGCGAGCGATCTCATCCCCAAGTGGGGCGAATACGAGCGCACGACGGCGACGGCGATAAACGCCTACATCGGTCCCTCGACGTCGGAGTACATCGACCGGATCAACGACGGCCTCGGCGAGCGCGGCTACGACGGGACGTTGCTGGTCATGCAGTCCGGCGGCGGAGTGATGTCCGCCGAGGACGCGGTTCGCGAACCGGTCAAGACGATCGACTCGGGGCCGGCGGCCGGGATTATCGGCTGTCGCTACCTCTCCGAGCGACTCGAACACGAGAACATCATCGCCGCGGACATGGGCGGGACGAGTTTCGATATCGGACTCCTCACCGACGGGGAACCGATTACGCAGCCGAACAACGTCATCAACCAGTACGAGTACATGATCCGAAACGTCGACGTTGATTCCATCGGGAGCGGCGGCGGCTCTATCGCCCAAGTCGACGCGGATACGGGCCGACTGCAAGTCGGCCCGGAGAGCGCCGGTGCGGATCCCGGCCCGGCCTGTTACGGTCGGGGCGGCACCGATCCGACCGTGACGGACGCGGACCTGCTGCTTGGGTTTCTCGACCCCGATCACTTCCTCGGCGGTCGACAGCACCTCGACGAATCGAAAGCGCGTGACGCCATGTCCGCAATCGGGGACGAACTCGGTATGTCGCCCGAGGAGGTTGCGAGCGGCGTCTTCGAGATCGTGACCGCGAAGATGGCCGACTCGATTCGACAGCGAACGATCAACCGTGGCCACGATCCGCGGAAGTTCATCCTCTATGCGTACGGCGGGGCCGGTCCGCTTCACGTTCCCGCGATCGCTCCCCAGCTCGACGTCGACACCGTCGTCGTGCCGAGCGGCGATACGTCGTCGGTCTGGTCGGCACTGGGCGTCTCGTCGTCCGACTTCCTGTACCGACAGGAGGTATCGAACATCACGACGGCACCGTTCGATCCCGCGGCAGTGACCGACTCGTTCCGGGCCATCGAAGACGACCTCACCGATCGACTCCGTGCCGAGGGGTTCGAATCCGACGAGATCGACGTCGAGCGGTACGCCGATCTCCGCTATCAGGCGCAGGTCCATCAGGTGAGCGTTCCGGTCCCGAACGGGCGGTTAGACGAGTCGGACATGGACGCCGTCGTCGATCGGTTCGAACGAAAGTACGAGGACCTCTACGGCGAGGGCGCGGGATACACCGAATCGGGCTTCGAGATGGTCACGATCCGATGTGACGTCTCCGGCCGGACGACGAAGCCGAACCTCGAGCGGGAGTCGTCCGAGGGTGAGGCGATTCCGAAGACCGAAACGGACGTGCTTTGGCCCAGCGAGGGCCGCCGGCTCGCGACCGAGGTCTACGAGGGAACCGAGCTCGGGCCGGGGATGACCGTCGACGGACCGGCGATCGTCAGGATGAACCACACCACAGTTGCGATTCCGCCGGAAGACGACTGCGAGATCGACCAGTACGACAATTACGTCATCGACATCGGAGGTGAATGA
- a CDS encoding long-chain-fatty-acid--CoA ligase translates to MGYLPTLPETLSRTTRKYPDREAIVYPRKDVRLTYTELDERATRFANALRERGVEPGDRVSLLLHNSAEFAIALFGLLRVGAVFNPVNYRLAPSEVGYILDDSGSTVLIFEEATRDTVERGHDEFGTIEEYVYVDDDVERTPEYAAGFHDLLEGASAAPPAVDVVSTDQYAIMYTSGTTGRPKGVVHSHRDATYHNMLYAGRMGLDFTDIGVSAMPLYHNAELNCGLLTRVNLGATSVILHDFDPRRALEVVDEERATHLFVASRIWGQLLEESTTMSSFDGSSLELGVYGAAPMPPSLLEECIERFTEDYATAYGMTEMGPCATFILPFEVREHLESVGRAAPNHEVRIVKPTENENPNDPVTPEDTVDTGETGEIILQGPPMMQEYWNRPEKTADAIRDGWFFTGDAGYLNEDGYLFLVDRIDDMIISGGENIYPTEVENVLYEHDGVAEVAVVGEEDEEWGERVVAHVVPDGDLTVDDLDEFCREHDGLAAFKRPRRYEFRDDLPKNPSGKIQKYKLRDEAEA, encoded by the coding sequence ATGGGTTATCTTCCCACATTACCGGAGACGCTGTCACGGACGACGCGGAAGTACCCGGATCGGGAAGCGATCGTCTACCCCCGAAAGGACGTCCGTCTGACCTACACCGAACTCGACGAGAGAGCGACTCGGTTCGCGAACGCGCTCCGGGAGCGCGGCGTCGAACCCGGCGACCGCGTCTCGCTGTTGCTTCACAACTCCGCGGAGTTCGCTATCGCGCTGTTCGGCCTCCTGCGGGTCGGCGCCGTCTTCAATCCCGTGAACTATCGCCTCGCGCCCAGCGAGGTCGGCTACATCCTCGACGACTCTGGGTCGACGGTACTGATCTTCGAGGAGGCGACGCGAGACACGGTCGAGCGCGGCCACGACGAGTTCGGGACGATCGAGGAGTACGTTTACGTTGACGACGACGTCGAACGTACGCCCGAGTACGCCGCCGGGTTCCACGACCTGCTCGAGGGAGCGTCGGCCGCACCGCCGGCTGTCGACGTGGTGTCGACGGACCAGTACGCGATCATGTATACCAGCGGGACGACGGGCCGGCCGAAGGGGGTCGTCCACTCCCACCGGGACGCGACCTATCACAACATGCTCTATGCCGGTCGGATGGGGCTCGATTTTACGGATATCGGGGTCTCCGCGATGCCGCTGTATCACAACGCCGAACTCAACTGCGGGCTGCTCACCCGGGTCAACCTCGGCGCGACATCGGTCATCCTCCACGACTTCGACCCGCGACGCGCCCTCGAGGTCGTCGACGAGGAGCGCGCGACCCACCTCTTCGTCGCCTCGCGGATCTGGGGACAGCTGCTCGAGGAATCGACGACGATGTCGTCGTTCGACGGCTCGTCGCTCGAACTCGGCGTCTACGGCGCCGCCCCGATGCCGCCGTCGCTGCTCGAGGAGTGCATCGAGAGGTTCACTGAGGACTACGCGACCGCCTACGGGATGACGGAGATGGGGCCGTGCGCGACGTTCATCCTCCCCTTCGAGGTGCGGGAACACCTCGAGAGCGTTGGGCGGGCCGCGCCGAACCACGAGGTCCGGATCGTCAAACCGACCGAGAACGAGAATCCGAACGATCCTGTCACGCCGGAGGACACCGTCGATACCGGGGAGACTGGAGAGATCATCCTGCAGGGGCCACCGATGATGCAGGAGTACTGGAACCGGCCGGAGAAGACCGCGGACGCGATCCGCGACGGCTGGTTCTTCACGGGCGACGCGGGCTATCTCAACGAGGACGGCTACCTCTTTCTGGTCGACAGGATCGATGACATGATCATCAGCGGCGGCGAGAACATCTATCCGACCGAAGTCGAAAACGTCCTCTACGAGCATGACGGCGTCGCCGAAGTCGCCGTGGTCGGGGAGGAAGACGAGGAGTGGGGCGAACGGGTCGTCGCACACGTCGTTCCGGACGGTGACCTGACCGTGGACGACCTCGACGAGTTCTGCCGGGAGCACGACGGCCTCGCCGCGTTCAAGCGACCGCGGCGGTACGAGTTCCGCGACGACCTCCCCAAGAACCCGAGCGGGAAGATCCAGAAGTACAAGCTCCGCGACGAGGCCGAAGCGTAG
- the lpdA gene encoding dihydrolipoyl dehydrogenase, which produces MVATDVLVIGGGPGGYTAAIRAAQRGHDVTLVDRDGVGGTCLNHGCIPSKALLTASNLVTDLESASQMGIYAEPFVDVGELIDWKDDVVDRLTGGVENLCEANGVTVREGTARFTADHTVEIDPRDGATVGLEFENAIVATGSRPMEIPGFPFNATPILNSRQALALETAPSSLVVVGAGYIGMELSTVFAALGTDVTVIEMEYDVLPGYEADLTQPVRERAESLGVDFRFGQVASEWSRTDDGSVTLHTDGASGSSFETTADKLLVAIGREPVSDTLALEAVGVEPNDGGFLETDDRMRTTRDHVFAVGDVAGEPMLAHTAIAEGLVAAEVALGGDAALRDAAIPTAVFVDPEIATVGLTESEASDAGHSPVVGEFSFDASGRALTLTETDGFVRVVAEEDGGRLLGAQIVGPEASELIGELGLAVETGLSLEDVAGTVHMHPTLSEAVMEACENALGQAIHTLNR; this is translated from the coding sequence ATGGTAGCGACTGATGTTCTCGTGATCGGCGGGGGACCGGGCGGCTACACCGCTGCGATCCGCGCCGCTCAGCGCGGCCACGATGTCACGCTCGTCGATCGAGACGGGGTCGGCGGCACCTGTCTCAATCACGGCTGTATCCCCTCGAAGGCGTTGTTGACCGCCTCAAACCTCGTTACCGACCTCGAGTCGGCGTCACAGATGGGGATCTACGCGGAGCCGTTCGTCGATGTCGGCGAACTGATCGACTGGAAGGATGACGTCGTCGACCGGCTCACGGGCGGCGTCGAGAACCTCTGTGAAGCAAACGGCGTGACGGTGCGGGAGGGAACGGCGCGTTTTACGGCCGACCACACCGTCGAGATCGACCCTAGGGACGGCGCGACTGTGGGCCTCGAGTTCGAAAACGCGATCGTCGCGACCGGGAGCCGCCCGATGGAGATCCCCGGATTTCCGTTCAATGCCACGCCGATCCTGAACTCCCGGCAAGCGCTGGCGCTCGAGACGGCGCCCAGTTCGCTGGTCGTCGTCGGCGCGGGATACATCGGGATGGAGCTCTCGACGGTGTTCGCGGCGCTCGGGACGGACGTGACGGTTATCGAGATGGAATACGACGTGTTACCGGGCTACGAAGCGGATCTCACGCAACCGGTCAGGGAACGAGCCGAATCCCTCGGCGTCGACTTCCGGTTCGGGCAGGTCGCGTCCGAGTGGTCCCGAACGGACGACGGGAGCGTCACCCTCCACACGGACGGCGCGTCCGGGAGCAGTTTCGAGACGACCGCGGACAAGTTGCTCGTGGCGATCGGTCGGGAACCCGTCTCCGACACGCTCGCCCTCGAGGCAGTCGGGGTGGAACCGAACGACGGCGGGTTCCTCGAGACCGACGATCGAATGCGGACGACCCGCGATCACGTCTTCGCGGTCGGCGACGTCGCCGGCGAACCGATGCTCGCACACACGGCGATCGCGGAGGGGCTCGTCGCCGCGGAGGTCGCGTTGGGCGGCGACGCTGCACTGCGTGACGCCGCGATTCCGACGGCGGTGTTCGTCGATCCGGAAATCGCCACTGTCGGCCTGACGGAGTCGGAAGCGAGCGATGCCGGCCACTCGCCGGTCGTCGGCGAGTTCTCGTTCGACGCCAGCGGCCGGGCGCTCACGCTGACGGAGACGGATGGGTTCGTTCGTGTCGTCGCCGAGGAGGACGGCGGCCGGCTCTTGGGCGCACAGATCGTCGGCCCTGAGGCCTCCGAACTGATCGGCGAACTCGGGCTGGCGGTGGAGACGGGACTGAGCCTCGAGGACGTCGCCGGTACCGTCCATATGCATCCGACGCTCTCGGAAGCGGTCATGGAGGCCTGCGAGAATGCGCTCGGACAGGCGATACACACGTTGAACCGCTGA
- a CDS encoding hydantoinase B/oxoprolinase family protein: MPIENRGREEIDTSTEHTGSDIWEDFVQGYIPEDPIDIHPQLSLHTAYETDVDPVTYEVLRHRLYSINEEHGATLENVSGSPVAYFAQDFNPTILTATGEVVFQGPYIQFFSPIAELQAKWILENRSGNPGIEPGDVFISNDTWVGSTHQPDVFFLAPVFREGELFCWVVNTLHQYDIGGSNAGSFCPGASNVFEEPVPIPPIKVVEGGEVREDLRQMYLRHSRLPQMVGLDFNAQVAGVNVARERINDTIDEYGAETVKGVMHEVLDDAEQKFVRKLEQIPDGTYRGRAYMDGSKTGDTGIYRGEIQIQKEGDTLTFTNENTAPDKDAINCTYAGFRTAIMSVLNPFMMSDAMWVSGGPLRHIEIETTPGTMTHAQWPSGTSNGGTVSVPFVIHLVNNAVNRMLAASENLKRNIITGQNAGGGAVAQAGIDQWGEEFGTMNLDCMSGGIGAAPHRDGVDTGGQYWAPKAPIPNMEHNEQDYPILYLYRSEVPDTGGPGERRGGAGMDYCWKPHKTERIENVFAASGVLAPLSKGISGYPGGNGRFDVVHDSDVEERFAEREVTQDLTELEGDFERLHSKAHDVQRPDDVSVIRNGGTPGYGDPIERDPERVADDIERGLVTEAAANDIYGVVVERDGDEVAVLDDATEARRSEIRERRLAESTIGGEQ, encoded by the coding sequence ATGCCGATCGAAAATCGCGGACGAGAGGAGATCGACACGAGCACGGAACACACGGGTTCGGACATCTGGGAGGACTTCGTCCAGGGGTACATCCCGGAAGATCCGATCGATATCCACCCCCAGCTGTCGTTACACACCGCCTACGAGACGGACGTCGATCCGGTCACCTACGAAGTGCTCCGACACAGGCTGTACAGCATCAACGAGGAACACGGGGCGACCCTGGAGAACGTCTCGGGGTCGCCGGTCGCGTACTTCGCGCAGGACTTCAACCCGACGATCCTGACCGCGACCGGCGAGGTCGTGTTTCAGGGCCCGTACATCCAGTTCTTCTCCCCGATCGCCGAACTCCAGGCCAAGTGGATTCTGGAAAACCGAAGCGGGAACCCGGGTATCGAACCGGGCGACGTCTTCATTTCGAACGACACCTGGGTCGGAAGTACGCACCAACCGGACGTGTTCTTCCTCGCGCCGGTGTTCCGCGAGGGGGAGCTGTTCTGTTGGGTCGTCAACACGCTCCATCAGTACGATATCGGTGGCAGCAACGCCGGAAGCTTCTGTCCCGGCGCCAGCAACGTCTTCGAGGAACCGGTTCCCATCCCGCCGATCAAAGTCGTCGAGGGCGGCGAGGTCCGCGAAGACCTCCGGCAGATGTACCTCCGCCACTCCCGCCTGCCCCAGATGGTGGGACTGGACTTCAACGCCCAAGTCGCCGGCGTCAACGTCGCACGCGAACGGATCAACGACACCATCGACGAGTACGGCGCCGAGACGGTAAAGGGGGTCATGCACGAAGTTCTCGACGACGCCGAGCAGAAATTCGTCCGGAAACTCGAGCAGATCCCCGACGGAACCTATCGGGGTCGCGCGTACATGGACGGATCGAAGACCGGTGATACGGGTATCTACCGCGGGGAGATACAGATACAGAAGGAGGGAGATACGCTCACGTTCACGAACGAGAACACGGCACCGGACAAGGACGCGATTAACTGTACCTACGCCGGCTTCCGGACCGCGATCATGAGCGTCCTCAACCCGTTCATGATGTCCGACGCCATGTGGGTTTCCGGCGGACCGCTTCGCCACATCGAGATCGAGACAACGCCAGGGACGATGACCCACGCTCAATGGCCCTCGGGAACGAGCAACGGTGGGACGGTCTCGGTACCGTTCGTCATCCACCTCGTCAATAACGCGGTCAATCGCATGCTGGCGGCCTCGGAGAACCTGAAACGGAATATCATCACGGGCCAAAACGCGGGGGGCGGCGCCGTCGCTCAGGCGGGGATCGATCAGTGGGGAGAGGAGTTCGGAACGATGAACCTCGACTGCATGTCCGGCGGTATCGGTGCGGCGCCACATCGCGACGGCGTCGATACGGGCGGCCAGTACTGGGCGCCGAAAGCCCCGATCCCGAACATGGAGCACAACGAACAGGATTACCCGATCCTGTATCTCTACCGGAGCGAGGTCCCGGACACGGGCGGTCCCGGTGAACGCCGTGGCGGGGCCGGGATGGATTACTGCTGGAAACCCCACAAGACGGAACGGATCGAGAACGTCTTCGCGGCGTCCGGCGTTCTCGCTCCGCTCTCGAAGGGCATCTCGGGCTACCCCGGCGGCAACGGACGATTCGACGTCGTACACGATTCCGACGTCGAGGAACGGTTCGCCGAGCGAGAGGTCACGCAGGACCTCACCGAGCTCGAGGGCGACTTCGAACGGTTACACTCGAAGGCACACGACGTGCAGCGCCCCGACGACGTGAGCGTCATCCGTAACGGGGGGACGCCCGGGTACGGCGATCCGATCGAACGCGATCCGGAACGGGTCGCCGACGACATCGAACGGGGGCTCGTCACCGAAGCGGCGGCAAACGATATCTACGGTGTCGTCGTCGAACGCGACGGCGACGAGGTCGCCGTCCTCGACGACGCGACCGAGGCCCGACGCTCCGAGATACGCGAACGACGGCTCGCCGAAAGCACCATCGGAGGTGAGCAGTGA
- a CDS encoding zinc-binding dehydrogenase, with product MDAVYLHGPGDLRVDDVDRHPVSAGTVAVDIEYTGICGSDLHEYEVGPVPIRAETIDHSIPESDWDEYLPKPMGHEIAGTVSEVGDNVDDVGVGDRVTLNMVIACDDCRYCATGKYHLCEQGDGGVVASRGFADRTVVPASMAVPVPDEVSLRHAALAEPLGVSLRGVRRSSLEPTDRIAVFGAGPIGLGVVAGAAAAGAREICVSEPRAARREAAAALGADVVIDPTVDDAVEEIRRETDRVDVSFECAGTAATLTDALRSTAYGERVVVLSVFEEEVPIHPNDIMQAERELVGSFGFQGGPLVPRSEFATALDYLADGRIDPEPMLTGTVPLEETEATFERLGDPDSDLIKVLVEP from the coding sequence ATGGACGCCGTATACCTACACGGGCCGGGAGATCTCCGCGTCGACGACGTCGATCGACACCCCGTCTCGGCGGGAACGGTCGCGGTCGACATCGAATACACGGGGATCTGTGGCTCCGATCTGCACGAGTACGAGGTCGGTCCCGTTCCGATCCGGGCCGAAACGATCGATCACTCGATTCCGGAGTCGGACTGGGACGAATACTTGCCGAAGCCGATGGGCCACGAGATCGCCGGCACCGTTTCGGAGGTCGGTGACAACGTCGACGACGTCGGCGTCGGTGATCGGGTCACGCTAAACATGGTCATCGCCTGCGACGACTGTCGCTACTGTGCGACCGGCAAGTACCACCTCTGCGAACAGGGGGACGGCGGCGTCGTCGCCAGCCGCGGATTCGCGGATCGGACCGTCGTTCCGGCCTCGATGGCGGTCCCCGTTCCGGACGAGGTGTCGCTTCGCCACGCCGCGCTCGCGGAACCCCTCGGCGTCTCGCTTCGAGGCGTCCGTCGATCGAGCCTCGAGCCGACCGATCGCATCGCGGTGTTCGGCGCCGGGCCGATCGGTCTCGGCGTGGTCGCTGGCGCCGCTGCGGCCGGTGCCCGCGAAATTTGCGTCAGCGAACCGCGGGCGGCCCGTCGAGAAGCCGCGGCGGCGCTCGGGGCTGACGTCGTCATCGATCCGACCGTTGACGATGCCGTCGAGGAGATTCGGCGGGAAACCGACCGCGTGGACGTCTCGTTCGAGTGCGCCGGAACGGCCGCGACACTTACGGACGCGCTCCGGAGTACCGCGTACGGGGAACGGGTCGTCGTCCTCAGCGTCTTCGAAGAGGAAGTTCCGATCCATCCCAACGACATCATGCAGGCAGAACGGGAACTCGTCGGCTCGTTCGGTTTCCAGGGCGGACCCCTCGTTCCGCGGTCCGAGTTCGCGACCGCGCTGGACTACTTGGCCGACGGGCGCATCGATCCCGAACCGATGCTCACTGGGACCGTTCCGCTCGAGGAAACCGAAGCGACGTTCGAACGCCTCGGCGATCCCGATAGCGACCTGATCAAAGTACTCGTCGAGCCCTGA
- a CDS encoding phosphotransferase family protein translates to MGDNDRYLERLVDEEALRRYLEGSLGEPAHFTVLRHDEGHSNETLFVEWDDREFVIRRPPAGETADTAHDVLREYRTIDALQETAVPVPKTVLACTDDSIIGSEFYVMVREDGDVLRNDEIERFATPEHRTDIGTELVDALARIHAIDYEAVGLGDFGRPAGFTERQVDRWHRQLEWAFEVTESERAVPELETVGDWLRDNVPSDHAHALVHGDYKLDNVLFEPGVPPRLGAIFDWELSTLGDPLTDLGWMLLFWHDPSDPGPAMPELMSTFMARDGYPTRDELVDRYERQTGVAFENRRFYQVLAAYKMAGLGEMFFRRYLEGNSADPLYPAMEDGVPRLAEQTLAVIDGDQQL, encoded by the coding sequence ATGGGAGATAACGACCGGTATCTAGAGCGACTCGTCGATGAGGAAGCGTTGCGACGCTACCTCGAAGGAAGCCTCGGTGAACCAGCCCACTTCACGGTACTGCGCCACGACGAGGGCCACTCGAACGAAACGCTGTTCGTCGAGTGGGACGACCGCGAGTTCGTGATACGCCGGCCACCGGCCGGGGAAACCGCGGATACCGCTCACGACGTGCTCCGCGAATACCGGACGATCGACGCGCTCCAGGAGACTGCCGTCCCGGTTCCCAAAACTGTCCTGGCATGTACCGACGACTCGATCATCGGGAGCGAATTCTACGTCATGGTCCGCGAGGACGGCGACGTCCTTCGGAACGACGAGATCGAGCGGTTCGCGACGCCTGAGCACCGGACCGACATCGGCACGGAACTGGTCGATGCGCTCGCCCGAATCCACGCGATCGATTACGAGGCCGTCGGACTCGGTGACTTCGGTCGCCCCGCCGGGTTCACGGAACGGCAGGTCGACCGGTGGCACCGGCAACTCGAGTGGGCGTTCGAAGTGACGGAATCGGAGCGCGCCGTTCCGGAGCTCGAGACCGTGGGCGACTGGCTGCGGGACAACGTCCCGTCCGATCACGCACACGCCCTAGTTCACGGGGACTACAAACTCGACAATGTGCTCTTCGAACCGGGCGTGCCGCCGCGGCTGGGCGCGATCTTCGACTGGGAGCTGTCGACGCTCGGCGATCCGCTGACCGATCTCGGATGGATGCTGCTCTTCTGGCACGATCCGTCAGATCCCGGACCCGCGATGCCCGAGTTGATGAGCACGTTCATGGCTCGCGACGGATATCCGACTCGCGACGAACTCGTCGACAGATACGAACGGCAAACGGGTGTGGCGTTCGAGAATCGCCGCTTCTACCAGGTGCTGGCGGCGTACAAGATGGCCGGACTCGGCGAGATGTTCTTCCGGCGGTATCTTGAGGGGAACTCAGCCGATCCGCTGTACCCCGCGATGGAAGACGGCGTGCCGCGTCTCGCCGAACAGACGCTCGCGGTTATCGACGGGGACCAACAGCTGTGA
- a CDS encoding acetone carboxylase subunit gamma: MTTEIHEYLELDPDARTIACRKCGEEICDADANYKEHAAIRTGPITDAGPVFTPPEKIYDRDPDIEFRQFFCPGCAVLLDYEVVPADEPILHDLEIDVESLRE, from the coding sequence ATGACGACCGAAATCCACGAATACCTCGAACTTGACCCGGATGCGCGAACGATCGCCTGCCGCAAGTGTGGCGAAGAGATCTGTGACGCAGACGCCAACTACAAGGAACACGCGGCGATACGAACCGGTCCGATCACCGACGCCGGACCCGTCTTTACGCCGCCTGAAAAGATCTACGACCGCGATCCGGACATCGAGTTCCGCCAGTTTTTCTGTCCCGGCTGTGCCGTCCTACTCGACTACGAGGTCGTCCCCGCGGACGAGCCGATCCTCCACGACCTCGAGATCGACGTCGAGTCGCTGAGGGAGTGA
- a CDS encoding IS5 family transposase encodes MKREEEFVSSKLARFTDRVVSLAQKAVVGEPDPAFEEGENGYADWVIVAIHGLREYLDHTYRRLLDVLHEMHGIVEKLGLAVAELPDFTTVCTRKQDLKMRIWRVLLRLSAELHDLGDVQAIDATGMDRIAASQHYAKRTNYTFEAVKTTLLSDCKTGVILDIHCSMKQPHDSKIGWQMVKRNLDKLNILTADKGYDWWLLRQRLRAEGVKPVIKHREFGWHGIANNLLQDDTIYHQRSNAESIFFALRRKYGEIVRARTWFGQFRELVLKCAVRNIELSVSHSQP; translated from the coding sequence GTGAAGCGGGAAGAGGAGTTTGTGTCCAGCAAACTCGCCCGCTTCACTGATCGGGTTGTGTCGCTTGCTCAAAAAGCCGTCGTCGGCGAGCCGGATCCAGCGTTCGAAGAAGGTGAAAATGGCTACGCAGACTGGGTGATCGTGGCAATTCACGGCCTCCGCGAGTACCTTGATCACACGTATCGGCGGCTGCTGGACGTGCTTCACGAGATGCATGGAATTGTTGAGAAACTCGGTCTAGCGGTGGCTGAACTGCCTGATTTCACGACCGTGTGTACGCGCAAGCAGGATCTTAAAATGCGAATCTGGCGCGTCCTGCTGCGGTTGTCGGCGGAGTTGCACGATCTCGGCGATGTCCAGGCGATTGACGCAACCGGCATGGACCGGATAGCTGCCAGCCAACACTACGCAAAACGCACGAATTACACGTTCGAGGCGGTGAAAACGACGCTCCTCAGTGATTGCAAGACTGGTGTGATCCTCGATATACATTGTTCGATGAAACAACCGCATGATTCGAAAATCGGTTGGCAGATGGTCAAACGGAACCTCGACAAACTGAACATTCTTACAGCCGACAAAGGCTACGACTGGTGGCTGCTTCGCCAAAGATTACGAGCTGAAGGCGTCAAACCGGTGATCAAGCACCGCGAATTTGGCTGGCACGGCATCGCTAACAACCTTCTGCAAGATGATACGATCTACCATCAACGCTCGAACGCAGAATCCATATTTTTCGCGTTACGCCGAAAATACGGCGAGATCGTTCGCGCTCGAACGTGGTTTGGTCAGTTCCGCGAACTCGTGCTGAAATGCGCTGTCAGAAACATCGAACTCAGCGTCAGCCACTCACAACCGTGA